One region of Bacillus zhangzhouensis genomic DNA includes:
- a CDS encoding insulinase family protein, protein MTYLQEKTLDTPGLHTHIVKTEKFKTVTILFKMLAPLSKDDVTMRSLFPHVLLRGTEKMPKTGALRAYFDELYGATVSADMAKKGENHIITFRLELANEKYLKDQTPLLEKGISLLSDLLFHPHVEDGVFSQLYVDQEKRTLKQRIQAVYDDKMRYSNLRLVQEMCKGEPYALHVNGEMEDIEAITAHSLFEAYEHALQSNQLDLYVVGDVEEQDISRMVSQYFKTSEREPVKQQAESARPQKEPKEVIDEEDVKQGKLNIGFRTHTTIADKDYPALHLFNGIFGGFSHSKLFVNVREKASLAYYAVSRLESFKGLMMVMSGIEVGNYQQAVDIIKKQFEAMQKGDFSDEAIDQTKAVVKNQLLETIDTSYGTAEYLYQHAVVPTGETLDSFLEALDRVTKEDIIKVGQKIEWDTTYFLKGTEGAS, encoded by the coding sequence ATGACGTACTTACAAGAGAAGACACTGGATACACCTGGTCTTCATACTCATATTGTCAAAACAGAAAAATTTAAAACCGTGACAATCCTTTTTAAAATGCTAGCACCGTTATCCAAAGATGATGTCACCATGCGTTCTCTTTTCCCGCATGTGCTGTTAAGAGGAACAGAAAAGATGCCGAAAACAGGCGCATTGCGTGCCTATTTTGATGAGCTCTATGGAGCAACCGTTTCGGCAGACATGGCGAAAAAAGGTGAGAATCACATCATTACCTTCCGCTTGGAACTGGCGAATGAAAAATATTTAAAGGATCAAACCCCTTTACTAGAAAAAGGGATTTCCTTACTATCTGACCTATTATTCCACCCGCATGTTGAAGATGGGGTGTTTAGTCAATTATATGTAGATCAAGAAAAACGTACATTAAAACAGCGAATTCAGGCAGTCTATGATGACAAAATGCGTTATTCGAACTTAAGACTCGTGCAGGAAATGTGTAAAGGTGAACCATATGCACTGCACGTCAATGGTGAAATGGAAGACATCGAAGCAATCACTGCTCACTCGCTCTTTGAAGCTTATGAACATGCGCTTCAATCAAACCAGCTTGATCTTTATGTTGTGGGAGATGTTGAAGAACAAGACATCAGCCGAATGGTCTCCCAATACTTTAAAACAAGTGAAAGAGAACCAGTCAAACAACAGGCTGAATCAGCAAGACCTCAAAAAGAACCAAAAGAAGTCATTGATGAAGAGGATGTAAAACAAGGCAAGCTGAATATTGGCTTTCGCACACATACAACGATTGCAGATAAAGATTATCCGGCGCTGCATTTGTTTAATGGCATATTCGGCGGTTTCTCCCATTCTAAGCTATTCGTCAATGTTCGTGAAAAAGCAAGTCTTGCGTACTACGCTGTGTCCAGACTTGAGAGCTTTAAAGGCTTGATGATGGTCATGTCAGGGATTGAAGTCGGCAACTACCAGCAGGCAGTAGACATCATCAAAAAACAATTTGAAGCGATGCAAAAAGGTGATTTTTCAGATGAAGCAATTGATCAAACAAAAGCCGTCGTCAAAAACCAGCTGCTTGAAACAATCGATACGTCTTATGGGACAGCAGAATATTTGTATCAGCATGCCGTTGTGCCGACTGGGGAAACCCTTGATTCCTTTTTAGAAGCATTAGACCGAGTGACAAAAGAGGACATCATCAAAGTGGGTCAGAAAATCGAATGGGATACGACCTATTTTCTTAAAGGAACGGAGGGTGCTTCATGA